A region of Coccinella septempunctata chromosome 5, icCocSept1.1, whole genome shotgun sequence DNA encodes the following proteins:
- the LOC123314192 gene encoding uncharacterized protein LOC123314192: MFSKDRLLRALNLKPERPMKYPYTLAAQIMQFPYAFHLKNQWIWRYYVYAVIVCVPVFWKLNKMANSPGNVQKWKELKRLEKEHLKHRWD, from the exons ATGTTCAGCAAGGACCGTCTCTTGAGAGCGCTGAATTTGAAGCCAGAAAGACCCATGAAATACCCTTATACACTTGCGGCGCAAATTATGCAGTTCCCATATGCATTTCACCTAAAAAACCAATGGATATGGAGGTATTACGTTTATGCGGTCATCGTATGTGTTCcagttttttggaaactgaatAAAATGG CTAATTCACCAGGTAACGTGCAGAAATGGAAAGAACTCAAACGACTGGAGAAAGAACATTTGAAACATAGATGGGATTGA